In the genome of Dermacentor variabilis isolate Ectoservices chromosome 5, ASM5094787v1, whole genome shotgun sequence, one region contains:
- the LOC142583727 gene encoding uncharacterized protein LOC142583727: MANKPATVIPGLQQPPPLDFDKTSEWPAWIDHFDDYRFATALNERLGEAQVRTLLYTMGRQAREVFATFELTDDEAKSYDVVKQRFDSHFVKERNIVYESACFHRRQQRPEESVDQFATTLHVLADRCNFGDMKKRLIRDRFVVGLRDMQLSEALQMDPQLTLATALAKARLKETVRQQQQSLRPEGAHIGSPPELQDEGAIVDAVGHQKRPQHKEGRCPYCVGDAHPRSTCPAKASKCHYCAHKQYVLDGIHDLMHAVVLYAYAFETATDALARKATGHN, encoded by the exons ATGGCAAACAAGCCCGCAACGGTAATCCCCGGGCTCCAGCAGCCACCACCGCTGGACTTTGACAAAACGTCAGAGTGGCCGGCGTGGATCGACCACTTCGATGACTACCGCTTCGCCACAGCTCTCAACGAACGTTTGGGAGAGGCCCAGGTGCGCACGCTACTCTACACAATGGGACGCCAAGCCCGCGAAGTCTTTGCTACATTTGAGCTGACCGACGATGAAGCAAAAAGTTACGATGTCGTCAAGCAGAGGTTCGACAGTCATTTCGTCAAAGAGCGGAACATTGTTTATGAAAGTGCCTGCTTTCACAGACGCCAGCAACGACCAGAAGAGTCGGTGGATCAGTTCGCAACCACACTTCACGTGCTGGCAGACCGCTGCAACTTTGGGGATATGAAGAAGAGACTCATCCGGGACAGGTTTGTCGTCGGGCTCCGGGACATGCAACTATCCGAGGCCTTGCAGATGGATCCGCAGCTGACATTGGCTACGGCGCTGGCCAAGGCTCGCCTCAAGGAAACcgtgcgtcagcagcagcagagccTTCGACCGGAGGGTGCCCACATCGGGAGCCCGCCAGAACTTCAGGACGAAGGTGCCATCGTGGACGCCGTAGGCCACCAGAAACGCCCGCAGCACAAAGAGGGACGGTGCCCCTACTGCGTCGGCGACGCGCACCCGAGGTCGACGTGCCCAGCCAAAGCTTCCAAGTGCCACTACTGTG CACACAAGCAGTATGTCCTAGATGGCATCCACGACCTCATGCATGCTGTCGTCCTCTACGCGTACGCATTCGAGACAGCGACTGATGCTTTGGCCCGCAAGGCTACAGGACACAACTAG